DNA sequence from the Actinomycetota bacterium genome:
TCCTCACGCGAGTGAACCTGACGATGGACGTCCGCAACGCAATACATGGACTGGAGGTCTGGCCGTTCTAGAGCGGCTGCAGCGGTGAAAATGAGCGCCGACGGCGATCGCTTTCCGTGATGATGCGGCGTTCAGTCGTATCCCCGCCTCCTGCGGACGTCGCATCGACAGCGAGCGGCCAGCGCAAAGCGGGGCGGTGGCTCGACGATCGAATGAACACAACACACTGCAGACCGTTACGGTGCTTGTCATAGAGTCGCAGATTCCGGTTGCACTCCGCGACGAGGGTGCTTCGTTCAACACTTTGCCCGGAAGGGGGAGGTTCAATGCTTCAACGAGCCAAGGGGATCGCCTGGCCATATTGGTCGCGAGCACGGCGATACCGGAACAAAGCCCGGATGCGGCTGCGGGGCGGATTCCACAACGGTCGGAGGATTGTGCGCTATCGGGATGGAGCACGAGGGAACCAACTGATCAAGGAGCTGATCGCTGCGGATGCCCCCGTGATGATCGCCCGCTACGGAGACCTCGAGCTCAGGGCGATCTGGAGCTTCCTCAGCAGGGCACCTCGCGAGGAGCAGATACGCCGGATGGTCGATCTACATACGACTGCAGGGTTCTTTCCCGCCGATGTCGAACAATTGGGGCGCTTCGCCGAGATCTACCAGGACGCGGCGCGGAGACTCGACTGCCTCGCGATCTGGAACTTCGAGCAGGGCAGGTGGGCGATGGAGGAGCGCATGTTTCGTGACTATTCGCCCGGCGCATCGCTCGTTTCTATCCGGTCGCTCGAGAGTTGGCTGTTCGAGGAACCATGGACCGAGTCCCTTCGCGGACGAAACGTGCTCGTGATCCACCCGTTTGAGGAGAGCATCCGACGTCAATATGCGAAGCGCGCTCGGTTGTTCGCCGACGAGCGCGTGCTGCCAGAGTTCGGGAGACTCGACACGTTGAAGGCGGTCCAATCCGCTGCAGGAAAGCCGACGCAGTTCGCCACATGGTTCGATGCGCTGGAGTCCATGCGCGCGCAGATCGCTGACAGAGACTTCGACGTTGCCCTGATCGGCGCTGGTGCCTACGGGTTCCCGCTGGCTGCGTTCGTGAAGGATCTCGGGAGGAAAGCAGTTCACATGGGCGGCGTCACTCAAATCCAGTTCGGGATCATCGGGAACAGATGGGAGAAGGTGATCCCTGGCGGTTACCCGCCTCTCACACGGTTCGTCAATGCGGACTGGACCCGGCCGCTTCCTGAGGAAACGCCGGATCGCTTCGAGACCGTCGACGGTGGAGCCTACTGGTGAGGGGATGAGGATGCCGGGCGTCCGCGCACGAAATTCCGGCGACCTCTGCGAACGCGACGTACGAGTTGGCGAGCCTGGTTCAGGGATCGGAAGGCCGACCCCCGGCCGGGACAGCCAATTCCATGCAGGCCGCGTTCGGAACCGGTATTCGGCTCGTACGCGTACGCGCCGATCAGGACTCCCATGTGTGGAGGGTGACCAGCCGATCGGTGGGGCGATCGCGAGTCAGGGGCCGGTCCATTGAGCCTGCGACCGCCGCTGATCCGAGCCGCATGCCATAGTCGTTGGCCGCTAAAGGCGGTGGGTTGGACATACGGAGGTTTGGATCCGGATCGTTCACTACCAACAGCACCTCCGCGGACGCGAGACGGGCACGTCGAACGCCGCGAGAGGTTGGTGCGAGGCCTTGGCGCGTCATGGCGTCGAGGTCACCGCGCTGTTCGATGCAGATGACGCGTCGAGACCGGCTCCGCCCGGAGCGGATGCTGTAGCGATTGAGCACGCGATCCGCGGCTCGCTCAGGTTCCCGACGCACCTGGAAGATGCCATCGCCGGAACCGACGTCCTCGTTCTGCACGGGGGCTGGCTTCTCGGCAACGTCGTCGCGGGCCGGGTGTGTCGCGACGCCGGCGTTCCGTATGTGATCACGAGTCACGGCGTCTACATGCAGGAGGTTCTCTCGCGGCGCCCGGTACGGAAGCGTGCCTGGCAGGCCTTGTTCGAGCGTCGGCACCTACAAGCCGCCACGGCTATTCATCTCTTCTTCGACGAGGAACGAGCGAGCATGGAGTCGGCGATGGACATCCGTACACCAACCATCACGGCGCCGAACGGCATCGACTTCCCGGAGGATGCGGCGTGGTCGGGAGGAGGTGGATTCCTGCTGTGGCTGGGGCGCTTCGACATCACGACGAAGGGGCTGGACCTCCTAACGCGCGCGATCGCCCGCATCCCGGCGGCTCAACGCCCACAGGTCCGACTGCACGGCCCCGATTGGCGCAACGGAAAACAGCAGATGCGCGACCTCGTTCACCGGCTCGGCGTCGACGACTGGGTAAGGGTCGAGGACGCCGTCTATGGCGACGAGAAATGGCGGCTCATCGCTGAAGCCGACGCATGCATCTACCCGTCGCGGTGGGATGCGTGTCCCGTCGCGGTATCCGAAGCTGCGGCGATCGGCGCACCGATCCTCGTCACCCGATACCCGCTTGGCAACTTCCTGGCCGCGAAAGGCGCCGCGATACAGGTCGATCCGCATCCGGAGAGCATCGCCCGGGGAATCCCCCGCTTGCTGGCGACTGACGCCCGCGATCTTGGGAAGGCCGCATCCGTCGTCGCCCGCAACCACCTTTCATGGGATGCCGTAACGAGGTCGTGGCTTCAACAAGTCCGCCCACTCATTCACTGACCAGATCGACTCGCTTCGTCGGACAAGGCAGCAACCCCTTTCGCTGCGTCTCGTAGGCGACGGCCGCTCCGCCCATACGCGCGTTCATGGAATTGCACGACGTTCGCGTGCGCTTCGCCTGACTCGAACCACCGAAGATCCCGTCCCATGAATCTCCTCGCTCGCCGCTCGCGTCCGTAGGCTCCGCTCAGGAGCTTGTGGGCTTGATGCAGTCGTCGCCACCTCGTGTAGGCCTTCCAACGCTGCTCGAGCGATATCGGACGTCCGTGTCGAGCAGCCATGACCTCGTCCTCGTCCCGCCACGTCTGCCAGGGGGCAGCGGTGACTTGGTTCGCGTGTATCCGGAATGCACCGACGGGATAAGCGACATGACGGAACGTGGCGCCAGCGGCGAGCAGTTTCAGGTACAGATCCCAGTCCATGACGCGCCGGATGTCTGCGTCCCACGGATCCTTCCCGAGAGCCGATCGTCTGAAGATCGCGCTGCAACTCGACAAGCACGGGCCGTAGTTCCTTAGTACAACCGGGCTAAATGGGTAGTGGGCGAGCAGTCGGCTGACGGCACCGACCTCATCGACGACGACGCAGTCGCCGTACACAACGTCCGCACCAGTTCTCTCGCCGACGGCAACGAGCTTCGCCAAGGCATCAGGGAGGTAGAACTCGTCCGCGTTGAGCCAACCGACCCATGGCCCGCTCGCCTTCGCGAGCGCGTTGTTGAGGGCGTCGGATTGACCCTTGTCGGGCTCGGATACCCACTCGACGTACGCGGTGTGCCGCGATAGCACTGCGGGCGTGCCGTCAGTCGAGCCTCCATCCTGCACGACGTGCTGTACGGATAAGCCCTTCTGCCC
Encoded proteins:
- a CDS encoding glycosyltransferase family 2 protein, with product MADITVLTPSRNYAAYIEDAILSVQGQKGLSVQHVVQDGGSTDGTPAVLSRHTAYVEWVSEPDKGQSDALNNALAKASGPWVGWLNADEFYLPDALAKLVAVGERTGADVVYGDCVVVDEVGAVSRLLAHYPFSPVVLRNYGPCLSSCSAIFRRSALGKDPWDADIRRVMDWDLYLKLLAAGATFRHVAYPVGAFRIHANQVTAAPWQTWRDEDEVMAARHGRPISLEQRWKAYTRWRRLHQAHKLLSGAYGRERRARRFMGRDLRWFESGEAHANVVQFHERAYGRSGRRLRDAAKGVAALSDEASRSGQ
- a CDS encoding glycosyltransferase, whose product is MVHYQQHLRGRETGTSNAARGWCEALARHGVEVTALFDADDASRPAPPGADAVAIEHAIRGSLRFPTHLEDAIAGTDVLVLHGGWLLGNVVAGRVCRDAGVPYVITSHGVYMQEVLSRRPVRKRAWQALFERRHLQAATAIHLFFDEERASMESAMDIRTPTITAPNGIDFPEDAAWSGGGGFLLWLGRFDITTKGLDLLTRAIARIPAAQRPQVRLHGPDWRNGKQQMRDLVHRLGVDDWVRVEDAVYGDEKWRLIAEADACIYPSRWDACPVAVSEAAAIGAPILVTRYPLGNFLAAKGAAIQVDPHPESIARGIPRLLATDARDLGKAASVVARNHLSWDAVTRSWLQQVRPLIH